A genomic region of Polypterus senegalus isolate Bchr_013 chromosome 17, ASM1683550v1, whole genome shotgun sequence contains the following coding sequences:
- the trappc3 gene encoding trafficking protein particle complex subunit 3: MSRQASRASESKKMNSELFTLTYGALVTQLCKDYENDEEVNKQLDKMGYNIGVRLIEDFLARSSVGRCHDFRETADVIAKVAFKMYLGITPSVTNWSPAGDEFSLILESNPLVDFVELPDNHSGLVYSNLLCGVLRGALEMVQMAVDVKFAQDTLRGDNVTEIRMKFIKRIEENLPAGEE, encoded by the exons AATTCAGAACTTTTCACTTTAACATATGGAGCGTTGGTTACACAGTTGTGCAAAGACTATGAAAATGATGAAGAAGTCAACAAGCAGCTAGATAAAAT GGGATACAACATTGGTGTAAGATTAATTGAAGATTTTCTAGCTCGATCAAGTGTGGGAAGGTGCCATGACTTTAGAGAAACTGCAGATGTTATTGCAAAG GTagcatttaaaatgtatcttgGTATTACCCCCAGTGTAACAAACTGGAGCCCTGCAGGAGATGAATTTTCTCTGATTCTGGAAAGTAATCCACTTGTGGACTTTGTAGAGCTGCCAGATAACCACAGTGGGCTTGTATACTCCAATTTACTTTGTGGAGTACTTCGTGGGGCCCTTGAAATG GTACAAATGGCAGTGGATGTGAAATTTGCCCAAGATACATTGAGAGGTGATAATGTTACAGAAATCCGAATGAAATTCATCAAGCGTATTGAAGAAAATCTCCCAGCAGGGGAGGAATAA